The following proteins come from a genomic window of Trichoplusia ni isolate ovarian cell line Hi5 chromosome 16, tn1, whole genome shotgun sequence:
- the LOC113501760 gene encoding epidermal retinol dehydrogenase 2-like, with protein MAEEPQIISAIRILFEVIWTHLRLIFEILKALFRFVVPPTPKEVNEDIILITGAGHGMGREVALRFAKLGATVVCIDINAKGNEDTLKMIKQAKGKGFTYECDVTDREAVMQLAQKVEREVGEVTILINNAGIMPCKPVLRHSEKEIRTLMDINVNGNLWMIQAFLPAMLERNSGHIVAMSSMAGKMGLRNLVPYCGSKYAVRGIMEALALELHEDPRDTNGIKFTTVCPYIVNTGLCHNPRIRFAGLMKTVEPGEAADQIVDAVRREYHEITIPSDLYYTNKIFNLFPPAGGRILTDFIGTGLDPHD; from the exons AT GGCTGAGGAACCGCAGATCATTTCGGCGATCCGTATTCTCTTCGAAGTAATATGGACGCATCTTCGTCTAATCTTCGAGATTCTGAAGGCGCTGTTCAGATTTGTGGTGCCTCCAACCCCTAAGGAAGTTAATGAAGACATCATTTTG ATCACCGGCGCCGGTCATGGAATGGGTCGCGAGGTGGCGCTACGATTCGCCAAGTTGGGAGCAACTGTGGTGTGCATCGATATCAACGCCAAGGGTAACGAGGATACCCTGAAGATGATCAAACAGGCTAAGGGCAAGGGCTTCACCTACGA ATGTGACGTCACAGACCGAGAGGCCGTCATGCAGCTGGCCCAGAAGGTGGAGAGAGAGGTAGGAGAGGTGACCATCCTGATCAACAACGCCGGCATCATGCCCTGCAAGCCAGTACTCAGGCACTCCGAGAAGGAGATCCGCACTCTCATGGACATCAATGTTAACGGAAACCTTTGG ATGATCCAAGCCTTCTTACCAGCCATGTTGGAACGCAACTCAGGCCACATCGTCGCCATGTCCTCCATGGCCGGCAAGATGGGGCTCCGTAACCTGGTGCCCTACTGTGGAAGCAAGTACGCCGTCAGAGGCATCATGGAAGCCCTGGCTCTTGAACTGCACGAGGACCCCAGAGATACTAATGGC ATTAAGTTCACAACCGTGTGCCCGTACATCGTGAACACGGGTCTGTGCCACAACCCCCGCATCCGCTTCGCCGGCCTCATGAAGACAGTAGAGCCGGGCGAGGCCGCCGACCAGATCGTGGACGCCGTCCGCAGGGAGTACCACGAGATCACCATCCCAAGCGACTTGTATTATACTAATAAG atctTCAACCTGTTCCCGCCAGCAGGTGGTAGGATATTGACTGACTTCATCGGCACCGGGCTGGACCCCCacgattaa